From one Gracilinanus agilis isolate LMUSP501 chromosome 5, AgileGrace, whole genome shotgun sequence genomic stretch:
- the LOC123248601 gene encoding protein Spindly-like, with protein MLESLNSECDAIRQQQKLQLDNLEEQLSRSHGQEINELKNKLEKLKAELDEARLSEKQLKHKVEHQKEILSAKSEELRMMSERVHETMSSEMLNLQIEITELESAKANLEEKVNELQDRQEQLELFNNNLQHQLECLQGEKEDREKEVVSYYNALEKARVTNQDLQTQLDHALQQALDPNSKGNSLFAEVEDRRAEMERQLISVKVKYQSLQKQHLFNREQMQRMKLQIATLLQMKGSQTEFEQLERLQAMLEQKNGEIENLLVKVKQLEKFKNLYENMESKPSTSSCTPADNTYYIDLLQMKLENSNKEIEKVRDELSLQRMKALYESQRVLEVERKLFTNERHLHLFQSENMNLRVKLDELKMKYEPEEPVKIPVHKRKREKLPLDVPFSNDVATTSILEDPSNLTSNSETNSSASNLGGENQTTSENSGNTAATFSLSQTLPKDKKPLKENNSMKIIDISPSPEVLQEKGGNAVNPSRLLDAESKLHTEVKEGKDTASKPEKKTFKKTYTTLYVSSKPTETQCAQQ; from the coding sequence ATGTTGGAAAGTTTGAACTCTGAATGTGATGCTATTAGACAGCAACAAAAATTGCAACTGGATAATTTGGAAGAACAGCTATCAAGGAGCCATGGGCAGGAAATTAATGAACTTAAAAACAAGCTGGAAAAACTGAAAGCTGAGTTGGATGAAGCTCGATTAAGTGAAAAACAATTGAAACACAAAGTAGAACATCAGAAGGAAATCTTGTCAGCTAAATCAGAGGAATTGAGGATGATGTCTGAGCGTGTACATGAAACCATGTCTTCAGAAATGCTGAATCTTCAAATTGAGATAACTGAGTTGGAAAGTGCAAAGGCCAATCttgaagaaaaagtaaatgagCTTCAGGACAGACAAGAACAACTAgaactttttaataataatttacaacACCAACTAGAATGCCttcaaggagaaaaagaagacagagagaaagaagttgTTTCATACTATAATGCATTAGAGAAAGCTCGTGTAACTAATCAGGACTTACAAACACAGTTGGACCATGCATTGCAGCAGGCCTTGGACCCCAACAGTAAAGGCAACTCTTTGTTTGCAGAGGTGGAAGATCGAAGGGCAGAAATGGAACGGCAGTTGATCAGTGTGAAAGTCAAGTATCAATCTCTTCAAAAACAACACTTATTTAATAGAGAACAGATGCAAAGAATGAAGTTACAAATTGCTACACTGCTACAGATGAAAGGGTCACAAACAGAATTTGAGCAGCTGGAACGCTTGCAGGCTATGTTAGAGCAGAAGAATGGTGAAATAGAAAATCTTTTAGTAAAAGTAAAGCAGCTAGAGAAATTTaagaatttatatgaaaatatggaATCTAAGCCCTCTACTAGCTCTTGTACTCCAGCGGATAACACATACTATATTGATCTACTTCAAATGAAACTTGAAAACTCaaacaaagaaattgaaaaggtTAGAGATGAGCTATCCTTACAGCGGATGAAGGCATTATATGAGAGCCAGCGGGTtctggaggtagagagaaagCTTTTTACAAACGAAAGGCATCTCCATCTTTTCCAAAGTGAAAATATGAACCTGAGAGTTAAACTAGatgaattgaaaatgaaatacGAACCTGAAGAACCAGTGAAAATACCTGTACATAAAAGAAAGCGTGAGAAGTTGCCCTTGGATGTGCCTTTTTCTAATGATGTAGCTACTACTAGCATTTTAGAAGATCCTTCTAATTTAACCTCTAACAGTGAAACCAACTCCTCTGCCAGTAATCTAGGAGGAGAAAACCAAACCACATCAGAGAATTCTGGGAACACAGCTgcaactttctctctctcacaaacTCTACCTAAGGATAAAAAACCTCTGAAGGAAAATAATAGTATGAAAATCATTGACATTTCTCCCAGCCCAGAAGTTTTACAGGAAAAAGGTGGCAATGCTGTTAATCCTTCCAGGTTATTAGATGCTGAATCGAAGCTCCATACAGAAGTTAAAGAGGGGAAAGATACTGCAAGCAAACCtgagaaaaaaacttttaagaaaacATACACTACCCTATATGTGTCTTCCAAACCAACTGAGACACAGTGTGCTCAACAATAA